The proteins below come from a single Sphingomonas hankookensis genomic window:
- a CDS encoding ABC transporter substrate-binding protein: MTTRRDALLMTLGGAALLTGCGGRKAEKRTDRILLWIAPNAAEESFWKIAVARWNAERLGLPVDFTTIPTAGNSEDTVLSALVAGTEPDLCTNVFSGFAVQLAALGQVVDLATMPGYDALVERRHMATIMAGWTQGRQVPALPIYSSPTLLWWRADLLDQHGLGEPPKTYADVYRFCEAYAVRQSRYGMQVIAGRAWQDRWFDYISYYYAASGGQPYLAGNHALYDNASGLQAAGFIDRMYRQGWTALDFDAEEPLVSGLAAGAVRGPWDVERFANIYPETLERIAVGPMIAPAVGPLPASTFSDSKGAVIFRSSRVQREAFAFLSWALGEEALNLLWLQRTGLSPARDDLLTNPAFAGYYRGNAIARAYAANVATARPPALSEHTIDIQKIMSARLVEPLMLGSARPAAALADAVARTDRMLEVQA, encoded by the coding sequence ATGACCACCCGGCGCGATGCCCTGCTGATGACGCTCGGCGGTGCGGCGCTGCTCACCGGCTGCGGAGGACGCAAGGCGGAGAAGCGCACCGACCGCATCCTGTTATGGATCGCGCCCAATGCGGCGGAGGAGAGCTTCTGGAAGATCGCCGTCGCGCGCTGGAATGCTGAGCGCCTCGGCCTGCCGGTCGACTTCACCACCATTCCCACCGCCGGCAATTCGGAGGATACCGTGCTGTCGGCACTGGTCGCCGGCACCGAACCCGATCTGTGCACCAACGTCTTTTCGGGCTTTGCGGTGCAGCTCGCCGCGCTCGGGCAGGTCGTCGATCTCGCGACGATGCCGGGCTATGATGCGCTGGTCGAGCGGCGGCACATGGCCACGATCATGGCCGGGTGGACGCAGGGGCGACAGGTGCCCGCGCTGCCGATCTATTCCAGCCCGACGCTGTTGTGGTGGCGCGCCGACCTGCTCGACCAGCATGGGCTGGGCGAACCGCCGAAAACCTATGCCGACGTCTATCGCTTCTGCGAAGCCTATGCCGTGCGCCAGTCGCGCTACGGGATGCAGGTGATCGCCGGGCGCGCGTGGCAGGATCGCTGGTTCGATTATATCTCCTATTATTACGCCGCCAGCGGGGGGCAGCCCTATCTGGCGGGCAACCATGCGCTCTATGACAATGCGTCCGGTCTTCAGGCGGCGGGCTTCATTGACCGCATGTACCGGCAGGGCTGGACCGCGCTCGACTTCGATGCCGAGGAGCCGCTGGTGTCCGGCCTCGCCGCCGGCGCGGTGCGGGGCCCGTGGGATGTCGAGCGGTTCGCCAACATCTATCCCGAGACGCTGGAGCGGATCGCGGTCGGGCCGATGATCGCCCCGGCGGTCGGCCCCCTGCCAGCCTCGACCTTTTCCGACAGCAAGGGTGCGGTGATCTTTCGCAGCAGCCGGGTGCAGCGCGAGGCCTTCGCCTTCCTGTCCTGGGCGCTGGGCGAGGAGGCGCTGAACCTGTTGTGGTTGCAGCGCACCGGCCTGTCCCCGGCACGCGACGACCTGCTGACCAACCCCGCCTTTGCCGGTTATTATCGCGGCAACGCCATCGCCCGCGCCTATGCCGCCAATGTCGCGACCGCGCGGCCGCCGGCGCTGTCCGAACATACCATCGATATCCAGAAGATCATGAGCGCGCGCCTGGTCGAACCGCTGATGCTGGGCAGCGCCCGCCCCGCCGCTGCCCTTGCCGATGCCGTCGCGCGGACCGACCGAATGCTGGAGGTGCAGGCATGA